The sequence GAAATGAGACAACGCTTGTGCAAGTGTTTGATTTTGCTCTTTCTTATTAAgaccttttttttttactaaaataaaaaaaagatttactCGACGTAGAAGATGAGAACAATAGTTTCAAATCGAGTGCTGCCACGTGTCATAAAAGTGCTATCCCGCAACAACGTTGCAGATGCACCGACCTCATTCAATTCGTGGGGGAAGCAGAGGAGACGAGACGAGGAGCAGAGACCGGTCATCCTCAACTTAATCGAGCGTCATCGTGATGGGCCGAATCAAGCGGCGAATCAATCGTTTTCCACGCGGCGGTGCACTTGCGTCCGATGCTCCTCATCTATCATCCGTCCGTCGATCCACGCACCGAGTACGGATCCCATCCCCTCCCCATCTGCGCAACTTCGTCGACGTAACTGCCCATATTGATGGGTCTCTTCCGCCCGATGGAGTACCTGCCTGAGCTAATTTACAGAACGGATGTTCTTTCCTCCCTTGGCTCGCTACCCCTCACAACCGCAGAAATCCCATCCCGACCCGAAgttgtggtggtggtggccaTGGTGGATGATCAATATGTTATTTTTGTCCGGAACAGATCATCTAGCAAAGACGCCACCTCTCGATCTGTTATTGTCGCAATCCTCCTCTTGTTGTACCCAATCATGATCGGTCGCGCAAAAGGACTACCGGAGTCGTCCTCGCTCATACAACTTCCCCGCTCGGCAGACCACAAGACAAAGGTCGTCATCTCTGTGACTGAATTCGGAGCCAAAGGCAATGGATTCGACGACGACACCCTGGTATGTATGTTCTTATCTAAAATCTAGAATGATGCGTTTAATCTGAAACTCAACCTAGCTAGCTAGACAATCGATAGATTTCACAGAAATTATTGATCGATTGTTTTCTTTTCCGCCGATTCTCCAGCAATTGTTTTCCTATAGATTAATATATAGGTAGCTTTGGTAGTTCGGAGGAGTGAAAAGGAAAATGCCCAATTCTGTGATTTCTACTAAAAAGGACTTCCATTCGTTCGTTCATTCGTCGACAGTCAGTAAGGAACCGACGATTGATTCAGGAAGCAGCAATACGCAAGAAATTTACTAATGCCTTGATTGGATGGTAAGCCAAGATGATTCTCCACTGCGTGAACGGTGGAAAAAAGAAGGGTAGGCTACACGCGATAACAGGAAAAACCATTACATTGAATCTCGCTAAACACAATACGAAAAACAGAGGAAGTCCTTACATCAATTTGAACATCTTATTCCGACAATGCGCACACTAAGACAATAAATAAGACAAGTTTGATATTTTGTCTTCTTTAAGATGAAAGAGGATATGGGAGCTCCTCTATATGCATTTCAGGTGTTTGATGAAACTAAACTGAATCAGTTCTGCAAAGCTCATATATTCTCATTAAAATGTTCTTCAATAAGTTTTTGGTCTCTTGTCATCTTTACTTGAGATTCCAAATACATTCAAATGGCTTTTATTAATTACACTTTCTGTTGAATATTAGGCCTTGAAGTATGCATGGGACTATGCTTGTTCTTCACCACTGCATGTAGAAATTAAGTTTCCTGCAAGAAGAGTTTATTTGATCAAGCCAATTAACTTAGCCGGCCCTTGTAACTCAAAGATTACAGTGTCGGTAGGTCTCTGGGTTTGGAAAGTGGTACTGCCACagggttttcttttctttcttttgttttttgtttttttttttgttttccttgtcGAATGACTTGACTAATTTGGTGCCTTCTGTACGTAGATCTCAGGAACTATAATTGCTCCTTCAGATCCTGACATTTGGGATGGGCTTGATCCTCGTAAGTGGATTTACTTCCATGGGATTAAACAAATAGTAGTACGCGGTGGTGGAACCCTAGACGGCAAGGGACAGAACTGGTGGTCACGATCTTGCAAAAGGAACACCACATATGTAACATATACATTCCTTTCTCGCTCATAATATTAGTTTGCTTGGTTGATGCATGCATTTGTTACTTAGACAAGAGAACCTAAATCTATTTCATATTATATATGCAGCCTTGCCGACACGCCCCAACGGTTAGTTCCTCTTCGATTCCATTGGATTTGCGAAGTTGGTAGCATCCCTTGCGCTAATTCGCTTACCTTTTCACTAGAAAAGAGCAATCACATTTATGATGATGCAGGCAATTACTTTTCATCGGAGCAAGCACGTTGCCATCCGTGATTTGACTGTATTGAATGGTCAACAGATGCATATTGCATTCACCTCATGTTCTCATGTTCGTGCATCTAGGTTGAAGGTGACTGCACCTGCTGAGAGCCCTAACACTGATGGAATCCATATAAGTGGATCCATTGCCACCTTGGTTGAGGACAGCACTATAAGGGCAGGTCCGTTCCACTATGTCTATTTGCAGTGTTACCTtcttctgcttttttttttttttttccctttccttttctGTTCATCTTCGAGTTTCTCGCCTTTCAGATGGTACATCGAAAGACCAAACGTTTTCAATAGCATATATTCCATTTTTTATTCTGGGTTAAAATTGATCGGACATATTATTGTTCTGTTATGAATAATTAGCATGATATTCCATCCAGATATTTGAACGGCGCATCTGTCTTGAGTTGCGTGCATTGGGCTGTCCTATACTGTCTTGAATAGCTTAGCTTTCGTGCTCTGATTCATCCATTGTTGAAGTTTTGTGTTGATCCTAAGTTGAGTTTTGCTAATTCACAAGCCATTACCATGCATTAGGTGTAAAGGAGAAAAATCATAAGTCGAATATTGTCAACTGATATAAATAAGTACTGATCGATAAACAAATTATCAACTACTAGGAGTCAGTGTAAACAGAACATTTATCGTGCTCATTGGCGAACTCACGGCCTCAGTGAACCTTTTATCTTAATATTCTTTTCCAATAATGAGGTATGTTATATTTTCAACCAACAATTATTGTCCGTAGTATTATCgtgtttattttcttttaaacATCATGTCATTGACCACCCGCTGGCAAACGCAGCACTTATATTTTCATTTCAGGGGATGACTGCATCTCCATCGTCGGCAATTCTTCGAATGTCCGAGTGATAAATATCATCTGTGGACCTGGTCATGGTATTAGGTAAGATCAGAAAAAGTAGCTTGCCATATTTCAGTGTCAAACATTTCATTGTTACTTGATACTTGCCATCAGTATCGGAAGTCTTGGCAAATCAAATTCTTATTCCCAAGTACATGATGTAAAAGTGGAGAATAGCTTGATTTCAAACACCGAAAATGGTGTAAGGATCAAGACATGGCAGGTAGCCTCCTGGTCCTTCTGACTTGTATGCAAATAAGTATTCAGCATTGAAACATGTATTACGTTACTGAATAGGGTGGTAGTGGTTATGCTCGCAAAATAGTTTTCCGTGGTATCCGGATGAGCAATGTTTCCAACCCAATAATAATCGATCAGTACTACTGCGATTCTTCACGTCAGTGCCAAAATCAGGTATGGGAATCTGAGTTTCAAATTTTTTGCATATTATGATTCAAAGAAACTAGTGATGAAGATTGATGTTCGATGAATGCAGACGTCTGCTGTGAAGGTGCATCAGATTTCTTTCATTGAAATTAAGGGAACATCGACAACAAAGGATGCAATAAAATTTTCTTGCAGCGACAGTTCTCCATGTGAGAAAATATATCTACAGGACATTAACATGTCACTGGAATCCGGCGGCAATGCATCGGCTTATTGTTGGAAAGCATCAGGCTTCAGTTCTGGTTTGGTGAATCCACCTTCTTGTCTGACGAGAGCTGTCGTCGGTCTCATCAATCAGAATGTTGGTTCGAGCAAGAAAGTGGATGTTGCATAGGGAATGTTTTGATCATTACAGCATTGAAGGGAAAATCTAATTCATCCATATATGTTTgtttataaaaagaaaaacacattTAATTTGCTGTAAAAGTCCTCAAAGAAAAGAATACACATGGAATGCACCCCAAATAACTTGACCATTCAAGCAAACGAATTCttcattctttctctttttctgctTATATATATCAGAGCAATTGGTCGGGAGTTATTTCTTGTGTATTTAAATGCTACAGTGACATGTATTTTATCAACTCTAAATATAGGAGGCAGAGAAAGCGGATCTAATTTGGCTGCATCTCGTAATTTGGACAGAATAACGAGGTTTGATTTCGATGGGAAAGTATTAACACCTAACAATGTATCAAGAGCTATGAGCTTTTCATTCTGTATAACGGAGGGATCATACcattccattttttttcttttttagaaaaTGGTAATCATAATGAAAGAACCTTTTTTGTATTTCGTATACTAATAGATTTCACTTTTTATatagagagaaagaaaaaaaaaaaaaagagggtcaTAAATGAGGCATTTGCTGTGGAAGAGAAAGGTGTGGCTGGAGAAAGTGAACGAACTAGTTCTCCGACCTCATAGAAATTTCAACGTCAGTATATATCGAGGATCTACATGGTTGACCaacgaataaaaaaaaaagatcatgtttttttattatgatatcatataaagaatttaaattatttacctTGACTTACATGTTTCATTATgcatttaaataataaataatttgatttgaTAGTGATATATCTATTAAAGATTAAAAGTTTAAAATCTcatttcatatattttaaaaatattaaatagtctaatctcatttaatttttttttaaaaaaatcataaataatttaaatctaCTTACGACATTGAGTTTTTGGTTGTCGAGGATTTTTGAATTTTTGTAAGATCATATTTAATTTTGTGGATTCAACGGACACATCGTTACACGAGGTGTATCCACGTGATCTTGGATTCACACATCCACGCCATTCCCGTGGGATGCCCTCCTCGTCGAACAGCTACCTCACGTGCAAGTGCAGCCTGTACAAGGCGGCAAGCCCGCGCGGGCATGTGGAGATGAATGGTGGACCGTATGATCTCCAACGCGGTGAATAAAGGGGCCGTGGTTGCGTTGGAGAAACCATAGAAAAAAGATCAAAGAGATGAAACCATATCGTGAGCGGTGTGTTGATGCTGATGGCAGGGGTCGGTCACCGTACCACACATCTCGAAACATCGACACCACACACTTGTGCTTACTCCCTTCCCCGTCCTTTCCTGTTTTCTGGATCATATAATTGATCGTTTGTGAGTAGATACCcttacctcccccccccccccccccccccccttgcgCTTCTGAATCCAGAGCCACCTCCCGACACGCTTGCTCGCGCCATGGTGGCGATAGTTGGAGAGAGATTTTGCAGCGAGGAGGAACGGGAGTTGACGGTCCGGAAGACATCCCTCTTCTTTCCTGGAGACGGATTCGCCGTCTACGACCACATAACCGGAGATTTGGTCT comes from Musa acuminata AAA Group cultivar baxijiao chromosome BXJ3-3, Cavendish_Baxijiao_AAA, whole genome shotgun sequence and encodes:
- the LOC135585805 gene encoding probable polygalacturonase At1g80170 isoform X2 gives rise to the protein MGLFRPMEYLPELIYRTDVLSSLGSLPLTTAEIPSRPEVVVVVAMVDDQYVIFVRNRSSSKDATSRSVIVAILLLLYPIMIGRAKGLPESSSLIQLPRSADHKTKVVISVTEFGAKGNGFDDDTLISGTIIAPSDPDIWDGLDPRKWIYFHGIKQIVVRGGGTLDGKGQNWWSRSCKRNTTYPCRHAPTAITFHRSKHVAIRDLTVLNGQQMHIAFTSCSHVRASRLKVTAPAESPNTDGIHISGSIATLVEDSTIRAGDDCISIVGNSSNVRVINIICGPGHGISIGSLGKSNSYSQVHDVKVENSLISNTENGVRIKTWQGGSGYARKIVFRGIRMSNVSNPIIIDQYYCDSSRQCQNQTSAVKVHQISFIEIKGTSTTKDAIKFSCSDSSPCEKIYLQDINMSLESGGNASAYCWKASGFSSGLVNPPSCLTRAVVGLINQNVGSSKKVDVA
- the LOC135585805 gene encoding probable polygalacturonase At1g80170 isoform X1, whose protein sequence is MGLFRPMEYLPELIYRTDVLSSLGSLPLTTAEIPSRPEVVVVVAMVDDQYVIFVRNRSSSKDATSRSVIVAILLLLYPIMIGRAKGLPESSSLIQLPRSADHKTKVVISVTEFGAKGNGFDDDTLALKYAWDYACSSPLHVEIKFPARRVYLIKPINLAGPCNSKITVSISGTIIAPSDPDIWDGLDPRKWIYFHGIKQIVVRGGGTLDGKGQNWWSRSCKRNTTYPCRHAPTAITFHRSKHVAIRDLTVLNGQQMHIAFTSCSHVRASRLKVTAPAESPNTDGIHISGSIATLVEDSTIRAGDDCISIVGNSSNVRVINIICGPGHGISIGSLGKSNSYSQVHDVKVENSLISNTENGVRIKTWQGGSGYARKIVFRGIRMSNVSNPIIIDQYYCDSSRQCQNQTSAVKVHQISFIEIKGTSTTKDAIKFSCSDSSPCEKIYLQDINMSLESGGNASAYCWKASGFSSGLVNPPSCLTRAVVGLINQNVGSSKKVDVA